In one window of Hymenobacter nivis DNA:
- the dusB gene encoding tRNA dihydrouridine synthase DusB, whose translation MVNIGPNIQLPDFPLLLAPMEDVSDPPFRAVCKANGADLMYTEFISSEGLIRAAAKSRKKLDVFDYERPIGIQLFGSDVETMGECAAISTEAGPDLIDINYGCPVKQVACRGAGAALLRDIPKMVEMTAAVIRNTHLPVTVKTRLGWDEGTKNVEDVAERLQDIGIAALTVHGRTRVQLYKGEADWRLIARIKDNPRIHIPIFGNGDITTPEKALEYKNRYGVDGVMVGRASIGYPWIFREIKHYVATGALLAPPTLEERVAMCQMHFDRSVEWKGPRVGIFEMRRHYAHYFRGLEGAKAWRTRLVDAETPEAVYEIMAEIARSEAVLVG comes from the coding sequence GTGGTCAACATCGGTCCCAACATCCAGCTTCCTGATTTTCCGCTCTTGCTCGCGCCCATGGAGGACGTGAGCGACCCGCCCTTCCGCGCCGTGTGCAAGGCCAACGGGGCCGACCTGATGTATACCGAGTTCATCTCGTCGGAGGGCCTCATCCGGGCCGCGGCCAAAAGCCGCAAGAAGCTGGATGTGTTTGATTACGAGCGGCCCATTGGCATTCAGCTCTTTGGCTCCGACGTGGAAACGATGGGCGAGTGCGCCGCCATCAGCACCGAGGCGGGCCCCGACCTCATCGACATCAACTACGGCTGCCCGGTGAAGCAGGTGGCCTGCCGCGGCGCCGGCGCGGCCCTGCTGCGCGACATTCCGAAGATGGTGGAAATGACCGCCGCCGTCATTAGGAACACCCACCTGCCCGTGACGGTGAAAACCCGCTTGGGCTGGGATGAGGGCACCAAAAACGTGGAGGACGTGGCCGAGCGCCTGCAAGACATCGGCATCGCCGCCCTCACGGTTCATGGCCGTACGCGGGTGCAACTGTATAAGGGCGAGGCCGATTGGCGGCTGATTGCCCGCATCAAGGACAACCCGCGCATCCACATCCCCATCTTCGGCAACGGCGACATTACGACGCCCGAAAAGGCGCTGGAGTACAAAAACCGCTACGGTGTGGACGGCGTGATGGTGGGCCGCGCCAGCATCGGCTACCCCTGGATTTTCCGCGAAATCAAGCACTACGTGGCCACCGGGGCCCTGCTGGCCCCGCCTACGCTGGAGGAGCGGGTTGCTATGTGCCAGATGCACTTCGACCGCAGCGTGGAATGGAAGGGCCCCCGGGTGGGTATTTTCGAGATGCGCCGCCACTACGCCCACTACTTCCGCGGCCTGGAGGGCGCCAAGGCCTGGCGCACCCGCCTCGTGGACGCCGAAACGCCCGAGGCGGTGTACGAAATCATGGCCGAAATTGCCCGCAGCGAAGCCGTGCTGGTAGGATAG